A single Capra hircus breed San Clemente chromosome 13, ASM170441v1, whole genome shotgun sequence DNA region contains:
- the LOC102174044 gene encoding antileukoproteinase has translation MKFSGLFPFVLLALGTLALWAVEGAENALKAGACPPRKSAQCFGNEKPKCSSDWQCPHKKRCCLDTCGTECLDPVNITNPVKKKPGTCPVVHGQCLMLKPLNHCETDDQCIGALKCCKAMCGKVCLSPVKA, from the exons ATGAAGTTCAGTGGCCTCTTCCCCTTCGTGCTTCTTGCCCTGGGAACCCTGGCACTTTGGGCTGTGGAAGGTGCTGAAAATG CTTTGAAAGCTGGGGCCTGCCCTCCTAGAAAATCTGCCCAGTGCTTTGGAAATGAGAAACCCAAGTGCAGTAGTGACTGGCAGTGTCCGCACAAGAAGAGATGTTGCCTCGACACTTGCGGAACCGAATGTCTGGACCCTGTCAACATCACAAACCCAG TTAAGAAGAAGCCTGGGACGTGTCCAGTGGTCCATGGCCAATGTCTGATGCTTAAACCCCTCAATCACTGTGAGACAGACGACCAGTGCATAGGTGCATTAAAGTGCTGCAAGGCCATGTGTGGAAAAGTCTGCCTTTCCCCTGTGAAAG CCTGA